Proteins encoded in a region of the Rutidosis leptorrhynchoides isolate AG116_Rl617_1_P2 chromosome 9, CSIRO_AGI_Rlap_v1, whole genome shotgun sequence genome:
- the LOC139866292 gene encoding serine/threonine-protein kinase PBL34-like — translation MGVGQDSLKTRVLNMDKLKESKKKEDDGEETGCWIKLRFFGGCISSRSKLESSSSGNSTQYAESKSTNDNSTDQPVAPVASSSTTSIGESSTSTPNITEELKISSQLRKFNFGELKSATRNFRPESLLGEGGFGCVFKGWINENGTAPVKPGTGLTVAVKTLNHDGLQGHKEWLAEVNFLGDLLHPNLVKLIGYCIEDDQRLLVYEFMPRGSLENHLFRRSLPLPWGMRMKIALGAAKGLAFLHEEAERPVIYRDFKTSNILLDTDYNAKLSDFGLAKDGPEGDNTHVSTRVMGTYGYAAPEYVMTGHLTSKSDVYSFGVVLLEMITGRRSMDKTRPNGEHNLVEWARPYLGERKRFYRLIDPRLEGRFSIRGAQKAAQLATLCLSRDPKARPLMSEVHESLKPLPNLKDMACSSPYFQVMQSERTGSNSGSRNGSKGRSMRSLSISNSPQQQNQPYRSPKPVR, via the exons ATGGGGGTGGGTCAAGATTCTTTAAAAACCAGGGTTTTGAACATGGATAAATTGAAAGAAAGTAAGAAAAAAGAAGATGATGGTGAAGAAACAGGGTGTTGGATTAAGCTGAGATTTTTTGGAGGGTGTATATCTTCAAGGTCTAAACTTGAGAGTTCAAGCAGTGGCAACAGTACTCAATATG CTGAAAGTAAATCGACGAACGATAATAGTACGGACCAACCAGTTGCTCCAGTTGCTTCATCTTCAACCACAAGCATTGGTGAAAGTAGTACATCGACTCCAAATATAACCGAAGAACTTAAAATTTCTTCACAGCTTCGAAAATTCAACTTCGGTGAACTCAAATCGGCAACAAGGAATTTTAGACCCGAGAGTCTACTTGGTGAAGGGGGCTTTGGCTGTGTTTTTAAAGGATGGATTAACGAGAATGGGACCGCACCTGTTAAGCCTGGCACTGGTCTGACAGTTGCTGTTAAGACTCTGAACCATGATGGACTTCAGGGTCACAAAGAATGGCTG GCAGAGGTTAACTTTCTTGGTGATCTTTTACATCCGAATCTGGTTAAATTAATTGGTTATTGCATTGAAGATGACCAAAGGCTTCTTGTTTACGAGTTTATGCCTCGTGGAAGCCTCGAGAACCATTTGTTCAGAA GGTCTCTCCCCCTTCCTTGGGGCATGAGAATGAAAATCGCACTTGGTGCTGCAAAGGGTCTTGCGTTTCTTCATGAGGAAGCTGAAAGACCGGTCATATATCGAGATTTTAAAACCTCAAATATATTACTTGATACG GACTACAACGCAAAACTGTCTGATTTTGGGCTTGCTAAAGATGGTCCGGAAGGCGATAATACACACGTGTCTACGAGAGTAATGGGTACCTATGGCTATGCTGCTCCTGAGTATGTGATGACCG GACATTTGACATCCAAGAGTGATGTGTACAGTTTCGGGGTAGTGTTACTCGAGATGATAACAGGTAGGAGATCAATGGACAAAACCCGGCCAAACGGCGAGCATAATCTTGTCGAATGGGCTCGACCGTATCTTGGAGAGCGAAAAAGGTTTTATAGGTTGATAGATCCCCGGTTAGAAGGTCGATTTTCAATAAGAGGTGCACAAAAGGCGGCTCAATTGGCTACACTATGTCTTAGCCGTGACCCAAAGGCTAGACCGCTCATGAGTGAGGTTCATGAATCACTTAAGCCGCTTCCAAATCTTAAGGACATGGCGTGTTCCTCTCCTTATTTTCAGGTAATGCAGTCAGAGAGGACGGGAAGCAATTCGGGTAGTAGAAATGGGTCGAAAGGCAGGTCGATGAGGAGTCTATCAATTTCTAACTCTCCGCAGCAACAGAATCAACCGTATCGGTCTCCGAAACCTGTTCGATAG